A single window of Gossypium arboreum isolate Shixiya-1 chromosome 13, ASM2569848v2, whole genome shotgun sequence DNA harbors:
- the LOC108485672 gene encoding zinc finger protein ZAT12-like yields MKRDREDREIEAMAMANCLMLLSKVGQIDPPKHNTIHQRGVFACKTCDKRFSSFQALGGHRASHKKPRFTDVDLPVSPKKPKTHECSICGLEFPIGQALGGHMRKHRVVSNEGMVVTRPVTEKLNGDDADNDGGLCLDLKLAPCGIDLNLKLEKAAAPPRMPPVVHLFI; encoded by the coding sequence ATGAAGAGAGACAGAGAAGATAGAGAAATCGAAGCTATGGCAATGGCGAATTGTTTGATGTTATTATCAAAAGTTGGCCAAATCGATCCACCAAAGCATAATACTATTCATCAGCGTGGAGTTTTTGCATGCAAGACGTGTGATAAACGGTTTTCATCTTTTCAAGCACTCGGCGGCCACCGTGCTAGCCACAAAAAACCGAGGTTTACGGACGTGGATCTACCGGTTTCACCTAAAAAGCCTAAAACACATGAGTGTTCGATTTGTGGACTCGAATTTCCGATCGGTCAAGCTCTTGGAGGTCATATGAGGAAACATAGAGTTGTTTCGAATGAAGGAATGGTGGTGACTCGGCCGGTGACGGAGAAATTGAACGGCGATGACGCTGATAATGATGGTGGTTTGTGCCTTGATCTGAAATTGGCGCCTTGTGGAATTGATTTGAACTTGAAGTTAGAGAAGGCCGCGGCGCCGCCACGGATGCCGCCGGTTGTTCATTTGTTCATATAG
- the LOC108484511 gene encoding ras-related protein RABE1c-like isoform X2 — translation MAAPPARARADYDYLIKLLLIGDSGVGKSCLLLRFSDGSFTTSFITTIGIDFKIRTIELDGKRIKLQIWDTAGQERFRTITTAYYRGAMGILLVYDVTDESSFNNIRNWIRNIEQHASDNVNKILVGNKADMDESKRAVPTSKGQALADEYGIKFFETPSTIKINQPDAAGGAGQAAQKLGCCG, via the exons ATGGCTGCTCCACCAGCAAGAGCTAGAGCCGATTATGATTACCTCATAAAACTTCTTTTGATCGGCGACAGCG GTGTTGGTAAGAGTTGCCTTCTTTTGCGGTTCTCGGACGGTTCCTTTACTACCAGTTTTATCACCACCATTGG TATTGATTTTAAGATAAGAACCATTGAGCTTGATGGTAAGCGAATTAAGCTCCAAATTTGGGATACAGCTGGGCAGGAGAGGTTTCGGACAATCACGACTG CTTATTATCGTGGAGCCATGGGAATCTTGCTCGTATATGATGTCACAGATGAATCATCCTTCAACA ATATTAGGAATTGGATTCGGAACATCGAGCAGCATGCATCGGATAATGTTAACAAGATATTGGTAGGGAACAAGGCAGACATGGATGAAAGCAAAAGG GCTGTGCCTACCTCAAAGGGACAAGCACTCGCTGATGAGTACGGAATCAAATTTTTTGAAACC CCTTCGACGATCAAGATCAATCAACCTGACGCTGCAGGCGGAGCTGGTCAAGCTGCACAAAAATTGGGATGTTGCGGTTAA
- the LOC108484511 gene encoding ras-related protein RABE1c-like isoform X1 codes for MAAPPARARADYDYLIKLLLIGDSGVGKSCLLLRFSDGSFTTSFITTIGIDFKIRTIELDGKRIKLQIWDTAGQERFRTITTAYYRGAMGILLVYDVTDESSFNNIRNWIRNIEQHASDNVNKILVGNKADMDESKRAVPTSKGQALADEYGIKFFETSAKTNLNVEEVFFSIAKDIKQRLADSDTKADPSTIKINQPDAAGGAGQAAQKLGCCG; via the exons ATGGCTGCTCCACCAGCAAGAGCTAGAGCCGATTATGATTACCTCATAAAACTTCTTTTGATCGGCGACAGCG GTGTTGGTAAGAGTTGCCTTCTTTTGCGGTTCTCGGACGGTTCCTTTACTACCAGTTTTATCACCACCATTGG TATTGATTTTAAGATAAGAACCATTGAGCTTGATGGTAAGCGAATTAAGCTCCAAATTTGGGATACAGCTGGGCAGGAGAGGTTTCGGACAATCACGACTG CTTATTATCGTGGAGCCATGGGAATCTTGCTCGTATATGATGTCACAGATGAATCATCCTTCAACA ATATTAGGAATTGGATTCGGAACATCGAGCAGCATGCATCGGATAATGTTAACAAGATATTGGTAGGGAACAAGGCAGACATGGATGAAAGCAAAAGG GCTGTGCCTACCTCAAAGGGACAAGCACTCGCTGATGAGTACGGAATCAAATTTTTTGAAACC AGTGCAAAGACAAATCTAAATGTGGAGGAAGTTTTCTTTTCGATAGCAAAGGACATAAAGCAAAGACTCGCTGATAGTGACACTAAGGCTGAC CCTTCGACGATCAAGATCAATCAACCTGACGCTGCAGGCGGAGCTGGTCAAGCTGCACAAAAATTGGGATGTTGCGGTTAA
- the LOC108484345 gene encoding 40S ribosomal protein S15a-1 — MVRVSVLNDALKSMYNAEKRGKRQVMIRPSSKVIIKFLLVMQKHGYIGEFEYVDDHRSGKIVVELNGRLNKCGVISPRFDVGVKEIEGWTARLLPSRQFGYIVLTTSAGIMDHEEARRKNVGGKVLGFFY, encoded by the exons ATGGTGAGGGTCAGTGTTTTAAACGATGCACTTAAGAGCATGTACAATGCGGAGAAGAGGGGCAAACGACAGGTCATGATTAGGCCTTCCTCGAAAGTGATCATCAAGTTCCTTTTGGTTATGCAGAAGCACG GTTACATCGGAGAATTTGAGTATGTTGATGACCACAGGTCTGGCAAAATTGTGGTTGAACTTAACGGGAGGCTAAACAAGTGTGGGGTGATTAGTCCTCGTTTTGATGTCGGAGTCAAAGAGATTGAGGGTTGGACTGCTAGGCTACTTCCTTCTAGACAA TTTGGATATATTGTGCTAACCACATCTGCTGGCATCATGGACCATGAAGAAGCTAGAAGAAAGAATGTTGGTGGGAAAGTACTTGGTTTTTTCTACTGA
- the LOC108484602 gene encoding aquaporin TIP1-2-like: MPISRIAVGSPSEAGQADALKAALAEFISVLIFVFAGEGSGMAFNKLTDDGSSTPAGLVAAALAHALALFVAVSIGANISGGHVNPAVTFGAFVGGHITLVRSILYWIAQLLGSVVACLLLKFSTGGMTTSAFSLSSGVGAWNAVVFEIVMTFGLVYTVYATAIDPKKGNIGIIAPIAIGFIVGANILAGGAFDGASMNPAVSFGPAVVSWTWDSHWVYWLGPFIGSAIAAIVYEVFFIAPSTYEELPSADF; the protein is encoded by the exons atgccGATTTCTCGAATCGCAGTCGGGTCTCCGTCAGAAGCCGGCCAAGCTGATGCACTCAAGGCGGCTTTAGCCGAGTTCATTTCAGTGCTTATTTTTGTTTTCGCCGGTGAAGGCTCGGGCATGGCTTTCA ACAAGTTGACCGACGATGGCTCGTCGACACCGGCGGGTTTAGTAGCTGCGGCATTGGCTCACGCCTTGGCGTTGTTTGTGGCGGTTTCGATCGGGGCTAACATTTCCGGCGGACACGTAAACCCCGCCGTCACGTTCGGTGCTTTCGTGGGTGGCCACATTACATTGGTGAGGAGTATTTTGTATTGGATAGCTCAGTTGCTTGGATCTGTCGTTGCTTGCTTGCTTCTCAAGTTCTCAACCGGTGGAATG ACAACATCGGCATTTTCCTTATCATCCGGGGTAGGAGCATGGAACGCAGTCGTTTTCGAGATCGTGATGACCTTCGGCCTGGTTTACACCGTTTACGCCACAGCGATCGACCCGAAGAAGGGCAACATCGGCATCATCGCACCCATTGCCATTGGTTTCATCGTGGGTGCCAATATCTTAGCCGGTGGTGCCTTCGACGGTGCGTCCATGAACCCCGCGGTCTCATTTGGTCCGGCCGTGGTTAGTTGGACGTGGGACAGCCATTGGGTCTATTGGCTTGGTCCGTTCATTGGCTCAGCCATTGCAGCCATTGTATACGAGGTTTTCTTTATTGCCCCAAGTACATATGAAGAGCTTCCTAGTGcagatttttaa
- the LOC108485742 gene encoding transcription factor MYB59-like — protein MSSVRPKSPHQIEKKEKKKSGKITQMEMVKDESCRKGPWTEKEDMVLVNFVHLFGDRRWDFIAKVSGLNRTGKSCRLRWVNYLHPGLKRGKMTPQEEKLVLELHAKWGNRWSRIARRLPGRTDNEIKNYWRTHMRKMALEKKRSTSPSSSSSSTVTRVDSLPSSGTGKVSFYDTGGPKMAVFDDVKGYSMDEIWKDIDMSEGNTTKLPSSENYSEQGCCNHFSCPSMASSPPWDFSWDYSLWKMDDDDEEEEEEEERKVFIATTNNQLFNLFVHKP, from the exons atgagtagtGTAAGGCCTAAATCACCACATCAAAtagagaaaaaagagaaaaaaaaaagtgggaAGATAACACAAATGGAAATGGTGAAAGATGAAAGCTGCAGAAAAGGTCCATGGACAGAAAAAGAAGACATGGTTTTGGTGAACTTTGTGCACTTATTTGGGGACCGGCGATGGGATTTTATTGCCAAAGTTTCAG gGTTGAACCGAACAGGGAAGAGTTGTAGGCTAAGATGGGTTAATTATTTGCACCCTGGTCTTAAAAGAGGGAAGATGACACCCCAAGAAGAAAAGCTCGTGCTTGAACTTCATGCTAAATGGGGCAATAG GTGGTCGAGAATTGCTAGGAGATTACCAGGGCGTACGGACAACGAGATCAAGAACTATTGGAGAACTCATATGAGAAAAATGGCTCTAGAAAAGAAGCGATCCACGTCACCATCATCATCGTCATCATCGACTGTCACTAGAGTCGATTCATTACCATCATCAGGTACTGGGAAGGTAAGTTTTTATGACACCGGTGGTCCAAAAATGGCGGTTTTCGATGATGTTAAGGGATACTCCATGGATGAAATATGGAAAGACATTGATATGTCTGAAGGAAACACAACGAAACTGCCTTCGTCTGAAAATTACAGTGAACAAGGTTGTTGTAATCACTTTTCTTGCCCTTCAATGGCTTCTTCTCCTCCATGGGATTTCAGTTGGGATTATTCATTGTGGAAgatggatgatgatgatgaagaagaagaagaagaagaagagagaaaggTGTTCATTGCAACAACTAataatcaattattcaatttatttgttcATAAACCCTAA